One Myxococcus xanthus genomic region harbors:
- a CDS encoding NAD-dependent epimerase/dehydratase family protein — protein sequence MRFLLTGGTGFIGQRLARRIVERGDTLTLMVRASSRRGPLEGLGARFVVADLTTGAGLAEAVRDVDCVLHLAGVTKSREPEGYIEGNAKGTRRLVEAMAALPHPPRLVYCSSLAAAGPSTPERPRREEDPPAPVSIYGRSKLGGEEAVRAFADRVPSVIVRPPIVYGPGDVEFLPSLLPMAKLGLALKSGFGPKRYSLIHVDDLCTALLAAADRGPTVSKEDPARGVYAVSDGVEHSWEDVCTAMAGALGKGRPAVLPVPQTVSYVVGLGSEAVARLRGTVPILNRDKVREMRCPAWTCSTERANRELGFLPTIPLAQGLAGTLAAYREAGGR from the coding sequence TTGCGATTCCTGCTCACTGGCGGCACCGGGTTCATTGGCCAGCGGCTCGCGCGCCGCATCGTGGAACGTGGCGACACGCTGACCCTCATGGTGCGTGCCAGTTCGCGCCGTGGCCCCCTTGAGGGACTGGGCGCCCGCTTCGTGGTGGCGGACCTGACAACGGGCGCGGGACTGGCCGAAGCCGTGCGCGACGTGGACTGCGTGCTGCACCTGGCGGGTGTCACCAAGTCCCGCGAGCCCGAGGGCTACATCGAGGGCAACGCGAAGGGTACCCGCCGCCTGGTGGAGGCCATGGCCGCCCTGCCCCACCCTCCCCGGCTGGTGTACTGCTCGTCGCTGGCCGCCGCCGGCCCGTCCACGCCGGAGCGCCCGCGCCGCGAGGAGGACCCGCCCGCGCCCGTGTCCATCTACGGCCGCAGCAAGCTGGGCGGCGAGGAGGCGGTACGGGCGTTCGCGGACCGGGTTCCGTCCGTCATCGTCCGGCCGCCCATCGTCTACGGGCCCGGTGACGTGGAGTTCCTCCCGTCGCTGCTGCCCATGGCCAAGCTGGGGCTGGCTCTGAAGAGCGGCTTCGGGCCCAAGCGCTACTCACTCATCCACGTGGATGACCTCTGCACCGCCCTGCTCGCGGCCGCGGATCGCGGCCCCACGGTGTCGAAGGAAGACCCGGCGCGCGGCGTGTACGCCGTGTCCGACGGCGTGGAGCACTCCTGGGAGGACGTCTGCACGGCCATGGCCGGGGCGCTCGGCAAGGGCCGGCCCGCCGTGCTGCCCGTGCCGCAGACGGTCAGCTACGTGGTGGGGCTGGGCTCGGAAGCCGTGGCCCGCCTGCGCGGCACGGTGCCCATCCTCAACCGGGACAAGGTGCGGGAGATGCGGTGCCCCGCGTGGACATGCTCCACCGAGCGCGCGAATCGGGAGCTGGGCTTCCTGCCCACCATCCCCCTGGCCCAGGGACTGGCCGGCACCCTGGCCGCATACCGCGAGGCGGGCGGGCGCTGA
- a CDS encoding MlaC/ttg2D family ABC transporter substrate-binding protein: protein MIASLLAATLLAAAPGPLTVVQSGNADVQKAANAPGATAQSLATVVEKFVDFEELAKRALGDKTWAGLQPAQRKEFTETMTGLLRASYAQKALGQAQAQVKYGEEGIDGNEASVGTTVTVKKDAIPVEYRLYRTSATGAWRIYDVITDEVSLVDTYKGQFRKLLADKGFDGLLSTLKSKRTQLEKENATSAQKSAGQTAVP, encoded by the coding sequence ATGATTGCGTCCCTGCTTGCCGCCACCCTGCTTGCCGCCGCGCCCGGCCCACTGACGGTCGTCCAATCCGGGAATGCGGACGTGCAGAAGGCCGCCAACGCGCCCGGTGCCACCGCGCAGTCGCTGGCCACCGTCGTGGAGAAGTTCGTCGACTTCGAGGAGCTGGCGAAGCGTGCGCTGGGTGACAAGACCTGGGCCGGCCTCCAGCCCGCCCAGCGCAAGGAGTTCACCGAGACGATGACGGGCCTGCTGCGCGCGTCCTATGCCCAGAAGGCGCTGGGGCAGGCGCAAGCCCAGGTGAAGTACGGCGAGGAGGGCATCGACGGTAACGAGGCCTCCGTGGGCACCACGGTGACAGTGAAGAAGGACGCCATCCCCGTCGAGTACCGCCTGTACCGCACGTCGGCGACCGGGGCGTGGCGCATCTACGACGTCATCACCGACGAAGTGTCCCTGGTGGACACGTACAAGGGGCAGTTCCGCAAGCTGCTCGCCGACAAGGGCTTCGACGGCCTGCTGTCCACGCTGAAGAGCAAGCGGACGCAGTTGGAGAAGGAGAACGCGACGTCGGCGCAGAAGAGCGCGGGGCAGACCGCGGTCCCCTGA
- a CDS encoding aminotransferase class I/II-fold pyridoxal phosphate-dependent enzyme, which translates to MSDVFDKCRNWKDYRIAKATGLYPYFRAIEASHGATEVEIEGKRVIMVGSNNYLGLSADPRVKEAAIKATEKFGTTSSGSRLLNGTLALHEELEARLAKFLNRESAIVISTGFQTNLALASILGRHDIVFSDRQNHASLVDGIRLSFATERKFRHNDMDHLEQLLSQADPDAGKIIVTDGVFSMEGDICNLPRIVELAKHYNARVMTDDAHAMGVLGTRGRGTSEYFDLEKETDLVMGTFSKSFASLGGVLAGPFEVINYIRHKARSVIFSASMTPGSIAAALKALEIIEAEPERRARLLDIAEKMHNGFRAMGFDTGVSVTPVVPVHIGDQVKCFRFWRALHEAGVFANPVIPPAVEPGHALIRTSYMATHTDAQLDRVLDTFETIGRKLGVIPETRPSVYEPVQIARPGTRILSNRASEKWAAGSNGLLADKGGITLDQLSRMSSREVAGRLFDAVEQLTWRAANLQPEDLRKLGNAPMKLWEKRGELPGLLLEKGAHFFMRNGAHSDRN; encoded by the coding sequence ATGAGCGACGTCTTCGACAAGTGCCGTAACTGGAAGGACTACCGTATCGCGAAGGCTACGGGTCTCTATCCGTACTTCCGTGCCATCGAAGCGTCGCACGGTGCCACCGAGGTGGAGATCGAAGGCAAGCGCGTCATCATGGTCGGGTCCAACAACTACCTGGGCCTGTCCGCCGATCCGCGCGTGAAGGAAGCGGCCATCAAGGCGACGGAGAAGTTCGGCACCACCAGCTCCGGCTCGCGACTGCTCAACGGCACACTGGCGCTGCACGAGGAGCTGGAAGCGCGGTTGGCGAAGTTCCTCAACCGCGAGTCCGCCATCGTCATCTCCACGGGCTTCCAGACGAACCTGGCGCTGGCGTCCATCCTGGGCCGGCACGACATCGTCTTCAGCGACCGGCAGAACCACGCGTCGCTGGTGGACGGAATCCGCCTGTCCTTCGCCACCGAGCGCAAGTTCCGCCACAACGACATGGACCACCTGGAGCAGCTGCTGTCCCAGGCGGATCCGGACGCGGGCAAGATCATCGTCACCGACGGCGTCTTCTCCATGGAGGGCGACATCTGCAACCTGCCCCGCATCGTGGAGCTGGCGAAGCACTACAACGCGCGGGTGATGACGGATGACGCGCACGCCATGGGCGTGCTGGGCACGCGGGGCCGGGGCACCTCCGAGTACTTCGACCTGGAGAAGGAGACGGACCTCGTCATGGGGACCTTCTCCAAGAGCTTCGCGTCGCTGGGCGGCGTGCTGGCCGGTCCCTTCGAGGTCATCAACTACATCCGCCACAAGGCGCGCTCGGTCATCTTCTCCGCGTCCATGACGCCGGGCTCCATCGCCGCGGCGCTCAAGGCGCTGGAGATCATCGAAGCGGAGCCGGAGCGCCGCGCCCGCCTGCTGGACATCGCGGAGAAGATGCACAACGGCTTCCGCGCCATGGGCTTCGACACGGGTGTGTCGGTGACGCCGGTGGTGCCGGTGCACATCGGCGACCAGGTGAAGTGCTTCCGATTCTGGCGCGCGCTGCATGAGGCCGGCGTCTTCGCCAACCCGGTGATTCCGCCGGCGGTGGAGCCGGGCCACGCGCTCATCCGCACCTCGTACATGGCCACGCACACGGACGCGCAACTGGACCGCGTGCTCGACACCTTCGAGACCATTGGCCGGAAGCTGGGCGTGATTCCGGAGACGCGCCCCTCCGTCTACGAGCCGGTGCAGATTGCCCGCCCGGGCACCCGCATCCTGTCCAACCGCGCGAGCGAGAAGTGGGCCGCGGGCTCGAACGGCCTGCTGGCGGACAAGGGCGGCATCACCCTGGACCAACTGTCGCGCATGTCGTCGCGCGAGGTGGCCGGACGCCTGTTCGACGCGGTGGAGCAGCTCACGTGGCGCGCGGCCAATCTCCAGCCGGAGGACCTGCGGAAGCTGGGCAACGCGCCGATGAAGCTGTGGGAGAAGCGCGGCGAGCTGCCGGGCTTGTTGTTGGAGAAGGGCGCTCACTTCTTCATGCGCAACGGCGCCCACTCCGACCGGAACTGA